From the bacterium genome, the window ACCAACGTCGACGCCTGCGAGACCCAACGGGAATTGGCGTATCGACTCAATGCGGAAGTCCCGGCTCGGTTGGCGAAAATTGCTGGAAAACTGAATGCCCGGATGATACAGGTGTCCACCGATTACATCTTCGATGGGGAAGCGGGGCCCTACCCGGAAGATGCACACCCCACGCCCATCGGCTATTACGGAAAATCGAAATTGGCTGGTGACAATGAAGTATTGGCAGCTTCTCCGAACAACGTAGTCGCACGGACTTCGGTACTCTTTGGCTACGAACCGAATGCCGCGCCAGATTTTGTGAGTTGGTTGTTACTCAAACTCTGGTCAAACGAACCGGTGAATATCGTTACCGATCAATATTCGACTCCGACTTTAACGAATAGTCTGGCGACCGGTCTCAGGCAAATCATCGATGCAAATCAATCGGGAGTCTTTCATCTCGTAGGCGCGGAATATCTGAATCGCTATGAATTTGCGGTGCGAATCGCGGAACTTGCCGGGCTGCCCAGCGGTTTCATTACTCCGGTCGATGGTTCTACTTTTACCCAAACTGCCCCGCGCCCGAAGCAAGGTGGTTTGACGACCAAACGGACCGAATTGGCTATCGGCTTCCAACCATTATCGATTGCCGAGGCAATG encodes:
- a CDS encoding SDR family oxidoreductase: TNVDACETQRELAYRLNAEVPARLAKIAGKLNARMIQVSTDYIFDGEAGPYPEDAHPTPIGYYGKSKLAGDNEVLAASPNNVVARTSVLFGYEPNAAPDFVSWLLLKLWSNEPVNIVTDQYSTPTLTNSLATGLRQIIDANQSGVFHLVGAEYLNRYEFAVRIAELAGLPSGFITPVDGSTFTQTAPRPKQGGLTTKRTELAIGFQPLSIAEAMHVYLRQEQEQK